The proteins below come from a single Anaerobranca californiensis DSM 14826 genomic window:
- a CDS encoding DUF1667 domain-containing protein: MNKKNLTCIACPLGCSLEVETVLNGVTSYNVSGNKCPRGVDYAIKEMTNPTRMVTTTVKIKDGLLPRIPVRTSKPIPKEMIFKCMEVLNDVEISAPVKAGEVIVKNILDLDVDIIASRSMKS, translated from the coding sequence ATGAATAAAAAGAACCTTACTTGTATAGCTTGTCCTTTAGGATGTTCTTTAGAAGTAGAAACTGTATTAAATGGAGTTACCAGTTATAATGTCTCAGGGAATAAATGCCCTCGGGGAGTCGATTATGCCATAAAAGAAATGACAAATCCAACTAGAATGGTTACAACTACAGTTAAAATTAAAGATGGATTATTGCCAAGGATACCGGTGAGAACATCCAAACCAATCCCTAAGGAAATGATTTTTAAATGTATGGAAGTCTTAAATGATGTAGAAATTTCAGCCCCTGTTAAAGCTGGAGAAGTAATAGTTAAAAATATTTTAGATTTAGACGTAGATATCATAGCCAGTAGAAGTATGAAAAGTTAG
- a CDS encoding sigma-54 interaction domain-containing protein translates to MGKGKVTYINTDIKFKEFNKQIYDQLFGQMLEGVLIVNSRGLVEYLNPSYQKNFGVSDFAIKGRSIYNTINDEIVLTSLKNKKNLQGYVYHPEKNCKYRVVTSVLVDEKLFKGILAIYHEEKDFQTFYRKNIKSYCNSNNTNKAFSNIIGNSKGIQEAIKIAEKAAKTNATVLISGETGTGKGVIAEAIHKASLQRDKPFVKVNCAAIPYNLLESELFGHEQGSFTGAIKKKIGKFEQANGGTIFLDEIGDMPIDMQVKVLRVIQEKEFERVGGNESIKCDVRIIAATHRNLKELIEQGLFREDLYYRLNVIPIYVPSLKERKEDIIDLTYHYMNKIGKEIGVSPKTLDREVEMAFASYDWPGNIRELKNLIERLMLIVDEPIIRLSDLPPEISKTYELNNQNIESNSLINLNIDGNLATMEEYEKEIIKLALKKYGSFNQVGKILGLTHKTVAAKARKYNLVE, encoded by the coding sequence ATGGGTAAAGGCAAAGTCACATATATTAATACCGATATTAAATTTAAAGAGTTTAATAAACAGATCTATGACCAACTTTTTGGCCAAATGTTAGAGGGTGTTTTGATTGTAAATTCTAGAGGGTTAGTGGAATATCTAAATCCTTCCTATCAAAAAAATTTTGGTGTTAGTGACTTTGCTATAAAAGGGAGGAGTATTTATAATACCATCAATGATGAAATAGTTTTGACATCGTTAAAAAACAAGAAAAATCTTCAAGGTTATGTATACCATCCAGAAAAGAATTGTAAATATAGGGTGGTAACTAGTGTATTAGTTGATGAAAAGCTATTTAAAGGAATATTAGCAATTTATCACGAAGAAAAAGATTTTCAAACCTTTTACAGAAAAAATATTAAAAGCTACTGTAATTCCAATAATACCAATAAAGCCTTTTCCAATATAATTGGCAATAGTAAAGGTATTCAAGAAGCAATAAAAATAGCGGAAAAAGCAGCTAAAACCAATGCAACGGTATTGATAAGTGGAGAAACAGGTACAGGTAAAGGAGTAATAGCAGAAGCAATTCACAAGGCCAGTTTACAACGGGATAAGCCCTTTGTTAAAGTAAATTGTGCTGCTATACCATACAATTTATTGGAATCTGAACTTTTTGGTCATGAACAGGGATCCTTTACCGGTGCCATTAAAAAGAAGATCGGTAAATTTGAACAAGCTAATGGTGGAACTATCTTTTTAGATGAAATAGGGGATATGCCTATAGATATGCAAGTCAAAGTTTTACGGGTAATTCAAGAAAAGGAATTTGAACGGGTAGGAGGAAATGAAAGTATAAAATGTGATGTGAGGATTATAGCTGCTACCCATAGGAATCTAAAAGAATTGATAGAGCAAGGACTTTTTAGAGAAGACTTATATTATAGACTAAATGTTATACCTATCTATGTCCCATCCCTTAAAGAAAGGAAAGAAGATATAATCGACCTTACTTATCATTATATGAATAAGATAGGTAAAGAAATTGGTGTATCACCTAAAACTTTAGATAGAGAAGTGGAAATGGCTTTTGCTAGCTATGATTGGCCTGGGAATATTAGGGAATTAAAGAACTTAATAGAAAGGCTAATGTTAATTGTAGATGAACCTATTATTAGACTTTCTGATTTACCACCTGAAATTTCTAAAACCTATGAATTAAACAATCAAAATATAGAGTCTAACTCCTTAATTAATTTAAACATAGATGGGAATTTAGCTACTATGGAGGAATATGAAAAGGAGATCATAAAACTAGCTTTAAAGAAATATGGTAGTTTTAATCAAGTAGGAAAAATTTTAGGGTTAACCCATAAAACAGTGGCAGCTAAAGCGAGGAAATATAATTTAGTGGAGTGA